The following is a genomic window from Alkaliphilus sp. B6464.
CTGCTAATAAATTTTTTGAGTATTTAGGTGAACTTAAAGCAAAAAGTAATGGTGCATTTCCTAAAGAAATAAGGTTGATCACAGGGGATGATAATAGTATCGATAGAAATAGAATTATTGAGGAAATTAAAAACAATAAAAATATTATTTTAGTAGCTACTCAGGTTATAGAGGCAGGGGTAGATATAGACATGGAAATCGGTTATAAAGATATATCTATGCTTGATTCAGAGGAACAGTTTTTAGGGAGAATTAATCGTTCATGTAAAATACCAGAGGGAGGAATTGTTTATTTTTTTAATCTAGATAATGCAGCAACGATATATTTAAAAGATGTTAGAAAAGAAAAAACTTTAACGCTTTTATCGGATTATATAAGAGATATTTTGGTAGATAAAAATTTTAGCAATTATTATGATTATGTATTAGATTATTTAAATGATCGATCTACAGACCATACTGATAAAAATTTCGGTGAATTTATCAATAAATATATAAACAAACTTGATTTTACGGAAGTAGAAAAAAGAATGACGCTTATAGATGAACGTTATGAATATAGTGTTTTTCTAAGTAGAAAAATTGAAATGCTAGATGGAGAAATATTAGATGGTGAGGAGGTTTGGGATCAATATATAGAATTATTGGAAGATAATGAAATGGATTATGCTGAAAAGAAGGTTAAATTATCAGAGGCAAAATCCAAGCTAAATTATTTTATATACAAAGTTGAAGAAAATGACTTTGTATATGAAAAAAACATAGGTGATTTGTATTATATATCTGATGGGGATAATTATTTCAAGAATGGAAAATTCGATAGAGAAAATTTTAAAAAAGGGATAGGGGTTTTTATATAGGAGGTGCGTATGAGAGTTAATGGTACATTAATTAACTATTATTTTCACTGCAAAAGGCAATGCTGGCTTCATGGAAACCGAATTAATCTAGAAGATAATAGCGAAGATGTAAAGATAGGAAAGTCAATTCATAAAATTAAAGAAGCAGAAAATAAGCAAGCAGAAATTAGTATTGATAATATTAAGATAGACAAATTAACTAAAGATTATTTAACGGAAATTAAAAAATCAGATGCAGATATAGAGGCATCTAAATGGCAGTTATTATTTTATTTAAAAGTATTAAGAGACAAAGGAATTGAAAGAAAAGGAAAGCTCGAGTTTATAGAAAAGAATAAAAGTAAAAATACAATTATTGTAGAATTGGACGAAGATACTTTAAGTGAACTGGATAAGGTTGTTGAAAATATTGAAGACCTACTATTGAATACAAATATACCAGGTATTGAAAATAAGCCTAAATGTAAGAAATGTGCTTATTATGAATATTGCTATATATAGGAGGATAATATGGGGAGTACAAGATATATTACATCTATGGGAGAGTTAACAAGGAAGGATAATTCTCTATGTTTTAGAAAAAACAATAAAAATGTATATATTCCTATTGAGAACACAAAAGAAATTTATTGCATGTCTGAAATTAGCATTAATACTAAGCTTTTAGATTTCATATCAAAAAATAATATAGTTATGCACTTTTTTAATTACTATGAGGGATATAGTGGAACTTTTTATCCTAAAGATAACTATAATAGTGGAAAAGTGCTTGTAAAACAGGTTGAAGCTTATAATAACAAAAGAATGATTTTAGCTAAGGCATTTGTTCAGGGAATTGCTGATAATATCCATGAGGTTTTATATCATTACTATAAGCACAACAAAAAAGAAACGAAAGTAACTTTAGATTGGATAAAAAAAGATATGCCTATAGCACTAGGAGAAGTAGATAATATTAAACAATTATTGCAAATTGAAGGTGAACTATGGCAGAGGTTTTATGGAGAGTTTAAGCATATATTACCAGAAGATTTTATTATGAATAGAAGAGTTAAGCGTCCACCTGATAATCCAATAAATGCACTTATTTCGTTTGGAAATACATTGTTATATGGAAAAACAATAACTGCTATATATAATACACATTTAAATCAGACCATAAGTTTTTTGCATGAACCATCTGAAAGAAGATTTTCTTTGAGTTTAGATATCAGTGAAGCATTTAAACCTGTTATAGTTTTTAAAACTATATTTGATTTGGTCAATAATAGAAGGCTACAGGTTGATAAACATTTTGATAAAAAGCTTAATTATTGTTTATTAAATGAAGAAGGAAGAAATATATTTATAACAGCCTTTGAAGAAAGAATGGAAAGTGTTTTTCTGCATAGTAACCTTAACCGAAAAGTAAGCTATAAGACAGCTATAAAACTAGATTGCTATAAATTAATTAAGTTTGTATTAGAAGATAAGGAATTCAAACCTTTTAGTTTAAAGGAGAAATCTTAAATGAAGATAAATAAAAACTATAATTATAACTATGCATTTGTATTTTATGATGTTAATGAAAAACGAGTAAATAAAGTATTTAAGATATGTAAAAAATATTTGTCCCATTTTCAGAAATCAGTATTTAGAGGTGAGACAACTCCATCTAAATTATTATTACTGAAAAATGATTTAAATAAAATAATAGATGAAAGTGAAGATTTTATATGCATTATAAAACTAATGAATGATAATGTTTATGGAGAAGAAATACTAGGCAGTAAACAAAATGATACAGGAGAAGACCTAATATTATAATAACTTTATAAAAAGATTTAAATTTACCAAGCATTTTTTTGAAACAGTTTATCTGAATACAGATTTTACAACACATTTGGTAACATTGTTATTGAATAATATATTTTTTAAAAACACTTGGTAAAAAAATTAAAAATTATTGATATTATAACGTTTACTGATTTATAATTAAATTTAGAATGGCTAAATTGCTGTGATTGAACTATAACAAGAGTTGTATTTAAATTTAGTGACTTAAACCACTCCATCGGATATCCTAGAATTGAACTATAACAAGAGTTGTATTTAAATTCATCTATTTTACAAGGTACTTTATCCCATCCTAAATTGAACTATAACAAGAGTTGTATTTAAATGACGTAGGGTTTAAATAATCAAGTAACTCTAAGAATATTGAACTATAACAAGAGTTGTATTTAAATGTAAGCAAAGTAACAGGTTTATCAACAACAGGCTTAATTGAACTATAACAAGAGTTGTATTTAAATATAATTTTTTCGTTATGACTCTCTAAAACAGAAGTATTGAACTATAACAAGAGTTGTATTTAAATAGGATATTCAAGATAAAAAGATAGATACCCTATTTGATTGAACTATAACAAGAGTTGTATTTAAATTTTTTATATCCTAATCATTTATAAAATAATAATGAATTGAACTATAACAAGAGTTGTATTTAAATTCTTGTAATCTCCGTTCCATACCTAAACTTAGTCCTATTGAACTATAACAAGAGTTGTATTTAAATGTAGCAAACTCAGATAGACCAGATTGAAAAACATATTGAACTATAACAAGAGTTGTATTTAAATGAAGATTTAAAATTAAAACTATTAGTACCAGTAAATTGAACTATAACAAGAGTTGTATTTAAATTCCGTTATTAGATGCTATTGACTTTCAAAATGCGGGATTGAACTATAACAAGAGTTGTATTTAAATACAGTTACATCTACCTTATCTGTAGGCTTAAATCCATTGAACTATAACAAGAGTTGTATTTAAATCCATATTTCTTATCACCTCTTTCAAGCCCATAATAAATTGAACTATAACAAGAGTTGTATTTAAATTTCATATTGCTTGATGTTACTAACTTAAAACCTACATTGAACTATAACAAGAGTTGTATTTAAATCTTGAAGGTATGACGGAAATTGAAAAGACTAATGTAATTGAACTATAACAAGAGTTGTATTTAAATAGATCATCTAAAACTATTACTAATTTGCTTTGTGATTGAACTATAACAAGAGTTGTATTTAAATGAGATGCAATAAATAATAATATGAGAGCACTTACTTATTGAACTATAACAAGAGTTGTATTTAAATATAGAAAAATGTTAAGGCATACAGAGGATGGAGCTGATTGAACTATAACAAGAGTTGTATTTAAATTTTTTCTATTACACATACCACAAGTTATAATCCCAATTGAACTATAACAAGAGTTGTATTTAAATACCAGCAGGTGGCAAAATGCTAACAGAAATGTATGGATTGAACTATAACAAGAGTTGTATTTAAATGAACCTTACTAGCTGATGAAATAGAGTGTAGAGTCCATTGAACTATAACAAGAGTTGTATTTAAATAATAGACCTAGCTATAGTTTACTATAACAAGCAAGATTGAACTATAACAAGAGTTGTATTTAAATGAAGAAATAGAAATGTTAGAAAAACATGGCAGGGTTAATTGAACTATAACAAGAGTTGTATTTAAATACGCTTACACAGTATTAGTTTTAGCTGAGAAGAAAAATTGAACTATAACAAGAGTTGTATTTAAATAGTAAAACACCCCTTTTTATTAATTAACACCCGGTAATTGAACTATAACAAGAGTTGTATTTAAATTAAATTATTTTAATCATATAGTCACTTGCGGATGTATTGAACTATAACAAGAGTTGTATTTAAATTGTAAGATGTTGTTACAAGTGGTACATAACATAATGATTGAACTATAACAAGAGTTGTATTTAAATAATATAGAATGGGCTTCTTTTTCTTCTTCTGTATTAATTGAACTATAACAAGAGTTGTATTTAAATTTATTGTTAGGTGTTAGGTCTTTGTTAGGTGTTTGATTGAACTATAACAAGAGTTGTATTTAAATTATTTACACCTCCCTAGTATCCATCCACTTGTCTTATTGAACTATAACAAGAGTTGTATTTAAATCCAAACTACACACCTGCCTTTACAAATCTATATTCTATTGAACTATAACAAGAGTTGTATTTAAATAATTTTTCGGCTATATTACCAACGATTAGAGCCATTATTGAACTATAACAAGAGTTGTATTTAAATAAGGTATAGGTTCTATTTAAAATAAGAGGCACCCAAATTGAACTATAACAAGAGTTGTATTTAAATACTTTTTGGCTTATAACGATATTTGCACCAAAGCCATTGAACTATAACAAGAGTTGTATTTAAATGCACTAGGCAATAAATTTAGAACTCCTAAAAAAACATTGAACTATAACAAGAGTTGTATTTAAATACTTTTTGGCTTATAACGATATTTGCACCAAAGCCATTGAACTA
Proteins encoded in this region:
- the cas2 gene encoding CRISPR-associated endonuclease Cas2 produces the protein MKINKNYNYNYAFVFYDVNEKRVNKVFKICKKYLSHFQKSVFRGETTPSKLLLLKNDLNKIIDESEDFICIIKLMNDNVYGEEILGSKQNDTGEDLIL
- the cas1b gene encoding type I-B CRISPR-associated endonuclease Cas1b codes for the protein MGSTRYITSMGELTRKDNSLCFRKNNKNVYIPIENTKEIYCMSEISINTKLLDFISKNNIVMHFFNYYEGYSGTFYPKDNYNSGKVLVKQVEAYNNKRMILAKAFVQGIADNIHEVLYHYYKHNKKETKVTLDWIKKDMPIALGEVDNIKQLLQIEGELWQRFYGEFKHILPEDFIMNRRVKRPPDNPINALISFGNTLLYGKTITAIYNTHLNQTISFLHEPSERRFSLSLDISEAFKPVIVFKTIFDLVNNRRLQVDKHFDKKLNYCLLNEEGRNIFITAFEERMESVFLHSNLNRKVSYKTAIKLDCYKLIKFVLEDKEFKPFSLKEKS
- the cas4 gene encoding CRISPR-associated protein Cas4 codes for the protein MRVNGTLINYYFHCKRQCWLHGNRINLEDNSEDVKIGKSIHKIKEAENKQAEISIDNIKIDKLTKDYLTEIKKSDADIEASKWQLLFYLKVLRDKGIERKGKLEFIEKNKSKNTIIVELDEDTLSELDKVVENIEDLLLNTNIPGIENKPKCKKCAYYEYCYI